One Pantoea eucalypti genomic region harbors:
- a CDS encoding DsbE family thiol:disulfide interchange protein, which produces MNKKILFIPLMLFLLLAAALLWQLTRNAEGDDPTRLESALIGKPVPLFRLEALDQPGKIYDQHVLTDGKPMLLNVWATWCPTCRAEHQYLNTLAEQGIRVVGLNYKDDRRKAVNWLNTLGNPYALSLYDGNGMLGLDLGVYGAPETFLIDGKGIIRYRHAGDLNVRVWEQEVKPLWMKYSAEAGS; this is translated from the coding sequence ATGAATAAGAAAATCCTGTTCATTCCCCTGATGCTGTTTCTGCTGCTGGCGGCGGCGCTGCTGTGGCAGCTGACCCGCAATGCCGAGGGTGACGATCCGACCCGACTCGAATCTGCGCTGATTGGCAAACCGGTGCCGCTGTTCCGGCTGGAAGCACTGGATCAGCCGGGCAAAATCTACGATCAGCATGTGCTGACGGATGGCAAGCCGATGTTGCTGAATGTCTGGGCGACCTGGTGTCCGACCTGCCGCGCAGAGCATCAGTATCTGAATACGCTGGCGGAGCAGGGCATCCGCGTGGTGGGGCTGAACTACAAAGACGATCGACGCAAGGCCGTTAACTGGCTGAACACGCTGGGCAATCCCTATGCGCTGAGTCTTTATGATGGCAACGGTATGCTGGGACTCGATCTTGGTGTCTATGGCGCGCCGGAAACCTTCCTGATCGACGGCAAAGGAATCATTCGTTATCGCCATGCGGGCGATCTGAATGTGCGTGTCTGGGAGCAGGAAGTGAAACCGTTGTGGATGAAATACAGCGCGGAGGCGGGATCATGA
- a CDS encoding cytochrome c-type biogenesis protein codes for MRTLLLLCGLLFSINLWATIDTLQFDSVAQEEQYRDLTASLRCPKCQNNSIADSNAMIAADMRLKVYELMKQGQSRQQIIDYMVARYGNFVSYSPPVTPSTLILWAGPALFALLGGAVIILRSRQRKTRSELDEDEQQRLNALLKSDRKP; via the coding sequence ATGAGAACGCTGTTACTGCTCTGCGGCCTGCTGTTCAGCATCAATCTCTGGGCGACCATCGACACGCTGCAATTTGACTCGGTAGCCCAGGAAGAGCAATACCGTGACCTGACTGCGTCGTTGCGTTGTCCGAAATGTCAGAACAACAGCATCGCCGACTCGAATGCCATGATTGCCGCCGACATGCGATTAAAGGTCTACGAGCTGATGAAGCAGGGCCAGAGTCGCCAGCAGATCATCGACTATATGGTGGCGCGTTACGGCAATTTCGTCAGCTATTCGCCACCGGTCACGCCCTCCACCCTGATTCTCTGGGCGGGCCCGGCGCTGTTTGCGCTACTGGGCGGCGCGGTGATCATCCTGCGCAGCCGTCAGCGTAAAACCCGCAGCGAGCTGGATGAAGATGAGCAACAGCGTCTTAATGCGCTACTGAAGTCAGACAGGAAGCCGTAA
- the ccmI gene encoding c-type cytochrome biogenesis protein CcmI, with protein sequence MSAFWITLFLLLLAACTLFMAAGWRQRQASTGDRDRLNQRFYHQRIDELAQDEAQGVVAERPLMERELEQTLLADIPPSQAMQSHTSSRWILLPGLIVLIAVSLGTYLKTGGLAQFTGWMQVQQAYPELRARLMDPGAKPLSMEELARLELGLRTALQTEPDNLADWTMLGRLGMVLNNTEIASQAFEHALQLAPNDLALKQDYAEVLTRSSDPQDNRQASLLLQSLLKADPHNLRTLSLLAFNAYGQQQYDQAIDAWQTLLALLPADDKRHAMIARSIEKARSEAGQQSRQLALTVTLTPEAEKMLPPDGVLYISVSDGDSPVPVAVKRMPLSHFPLTLTLDDSNAMMPDRLLSAQHQVAVRVRVSRDGSANPQPGDWLGLSAVTPWDGHQSIAVEINKQLP encoded by the coding sequence ATGAGTGCATTTTGGATCACCCTTTTTCTGTTACTGCTGGCAGCCTGCACGCTGTTTATGGCGGCGGGCTGGCGGCAACGTCAGGCCAGCACAGGCGATCGCGATCGTCTTAATCAGCGCTTCTACCATCAGCGCATAGATGAGCTGGCGCAGGATGAAGCGCAGGGCGTGGTCGCTGAACGTCCGCTGATGGAGCGGGAATTAGAGCAGACACTACTGGCGGATATTCCGCCGTCACAGGCAATGCAATCACACACCAGCAGCCGCTGGATTTTGCTGCCAGGCCTGATTGTACTGATTGCGGTCTCGCTGGGCACTTATCTGAAAACCGGCGGCCTGGCACAATTCACTGGCTGGATGCAGGTGCAGCAGGCGTATCCTGAGCTGCGTGCCCGTCTGATGGACCCTGGCGCTAAACCGCTGAGCATGGAAGAGCTGGCGCGTTTAGAGCTCGGATTGCGTACCGCATTGCAAACAGAACCGGATAATCTGGCCGACTGGACGATGCTGGGGCGGCTCGGCATGGTGCTGAATAATACAGAGATCGCCAGTCAGGCCTTTGAGCATGCTTTACAGCTGGCCCCCAACGATCTGGCGCTCAAACAGGATTATGCAGAGGTTCTGACGCGATCTTCTGACCCGCAGGATAACCGGCAGGCGTCACTGCTGCTGCAATCATTGCTGAAAGCAGATCCGCACAACCTGCGGACGCTGAGCCTGCTGGCGTTTAATGCTTACGGACAGCAGCAATACGATCAGGCTATCGACGCATGGCAGACGCTTTTAGCTCTGTTGCCTGCCGATGACAAGCGGCACGCGATGATCGCCCGCAGCATTGAAAAGGCCAGAAGTGAGGCAGGGCAGCAGAGTCGTCAGCTGGCGCTGACCGTGACGCTGACACCTGAGGCAGAAAAAATGTTACCGCCAGACGGAGTGTTGTATATTTCGGTTTCTGACGGGGATTCACCCGTGCCGGTGGCGGTTAAGCGGATGCCGCTGAGTCATTTCCCGCTGACGCTGACGCTCGATGACAGTAACGCCATGATGCCAGATCGCCTGCTTTCGGCGCAGCATCAGGTCGCAGTAAGGGTGCGCGTTTCACGCGATGGCAGCGCCAATCCGCAGCCGGGTGACTGGCTGGGGCTGAGCGCCGTAACGCCCTGGGATGGGCATCAGTCCATCGCGGTAGAGATCAATAAGCAGCTTCCCTGA
- the mlaA gene encoding phospholipid-binding lipoprotein MlaA, which yields MNYRLTSLAVASVLLVGCASSKPANSDPAGRSDPFEGFNRTMFNFNYNVLDPYVLRPVAVAWRDYVPVPARTGLSNFLGNLEEPASMVNAILVGDGRDAGIHFTRFFLNSVLGLGGFIDVAGKANPELAREEPHRFGTTLGHYGVGYGPYVELPAYGSFTVRQDGGDYVDTLYPILGWLTWPMSIGKWTLEGIETRAQLLDSDAILKQQSDPYAFIRNAYFQRHDFLARGGKLKPEDNPNAAAIQDDLKDIDAQ from the coding sequence ATGAATTATCGCCTGACCAGCCTGGCTGTGGCCAGCGTCCTTCTGGTGGGTTGTGCCAGTTCAAAGCCCGCGAATAGCGATCCTGCCGGGCGCAGCGATCCATTCGAAGGCTTTAACCGCACGATGTTTAACTTTAACTACAATGTGCTGGATCCGTATGTGTTACGTCCGGTCGCTGTCGCCTGGCGCGATTATGTGCCGGTTCCGGCACGTACCGGCCTGAGCAATTTCCTTGGCAACCTGGAAGAACCTGCCAGCATGGTCAACGCCATCCTGGTGGGTGACGGGCGCGATGCGGGTATTCACTTTACCCGTTTCTTCCTGAACAGCGTGCTGGGCCTGGGCGGTTTCATTGACGTTGCCGGTAAAGCGAACCCGGAACTGGCGCGTGAAGAGCCGCACCGTTTCGGTACTACGCTGGGTCATTACGGCGTTGGCTATGGTCCTTACGTTGAACTGCCTGCCTATGGCAGCTTTACGGTTCGTCAGGATGGCGGCGACTACGTTGATACCCTCTATCCGATTCTTGGCTGGCTGACCTGGCCGATGTCGATCGGTAAATGGACACTTGAAGGGATCGAGACCCGTGCGCAGCTGCTGGATTCTGATGCGATCCTGAAACAGCAGAGCGATCCGTATGCCTTTATTCGTAACGCTTACTTCCAGCGTCACGACTTCCTGGCGCGCGGTGGCAAGCTCAAGCCGGAAGACAACCCTAACGCAGCCGCGATTCAGGATGACCTGAAGGATATCGACGCGCAGTAA
- the fadL gene encoding long-chain fatty acid transporter FadL: MNHKNLFAKSAVAAAVALVSSHVYAAGFQLNEFSTIGLGRAYSGEGAMGDTAASASRNPATMALMDRPEFSLGAVYIAPDVNISGRSPSGRSLDANNIAPNQWIPNIHYVQPINDQWWIGASATSNYGLATEFNNGYTAGGYGGKTDLMTGNFNLSTAYRLNDHFSVGVGFDAVYAKAKIERYAGESGARLGIPADTQVAHLKGDKWGYGWNAGVLYEVDENNRFGFTYRSEVKIDFDGDYKSNLSSRLNAFNDPTVTGVPDGTNGTTVPGALTLNLPEMWEVSGWHKVAPQWAVHYSLAYTSWSQFQELKATGSNGQTLFYKDESFHDAYRIALGTTYSYDKNWTFRTGIAFDDSPVPADKRSISIPDQDRLWLSAGTSYAFNDNASVDLGISYMHGQKVTVKEGPYTFTSEGKAWLYGANFNYKF, from the coding sequence ATGAACCATAAAAACCTGTTTGCAAAGTCAGCCGTGGCGGCTGCAGTGGCGCTTGTCTCTTCACACGTTTACGCAGCTGGATTTCAGTTAAATGAATTCTCTACGATTGGTTTAGGTCGCGCATATTCAGGCGAAGGGGCAATGGGCGATACGGCGGCGTCAGCCAGCCGTAACCCGGCGACGATGGCATTAATGGATCGTCCTGAATTTTCACTCGGTGCGGTTTATATTGCGCCAGATGTCAACATCAGTGGTCGCAGTCCCAGCGGACGCAGCCTGGATGCCAATAATATTGCCCCGAATCAGTGGATCCCCAATATTCATTACGTTCAGCCTATTAACGATCAGTGGTGGATTGGCGCATCTGCAACGTCAAATTATGGCTTAGCCACAGAGTTTAATAATGGCTACACCGCAGGCGGTTACGGGGGTAAAACCGACCTGATGACCGGCAATTTCAATCTCAGCACCGCCTATCGTCTGAATGATCATTTTAGTGTGGGTGTGGGTTTTGATGCGGTTTACGCCAAAGCCAAAATTGAACGCTATGCAGGTGAATCAGGCGCGAGGCTGGGTATTCCGGCTGATACCCAGGTGGCCCATCTGAAAGGCGATAAGTGGGGCTACGGCTGGAATGCCGGTGTCCTGTATGAAGTGGATGAAAATAACCGCTTCGGCTTTACCTACCGTTCAGAAGTTAAAATTGATTTCGATGGCGATTACAAGAGCAACCTCTCATCACGGCTGAATGCGTTTAATGATCCGACCGTGACCGGTGTTCCTGATGGCACCAACGGCACGACCGTTCCGGGGGCATTAACCCTGAATCTGCCGGAGATGTGGGAAGTGTCGGGCTGGCATAAAGTGGCACCGCAGTGGGCGGTTCACTACAGCCTGGCGTACACCAGCTGGAGTCAGTTCCAGGAGCTGAAAGCGACCGGTTCAAACGGCCAGACGCTGTTCTATAAAGATGAAAGCTTCCACGATGCGTACCGCATTGCGCTGGGCACGACCTATTCCTACGACAAGAACTGGACTTTCCGTACCGGTATTGCGTTTGATGACAGCCCGGTGCCAGCAGATAAGCGTTCTATCTCTATTCCGGACCAGGATCGTTTGTGGCTAAGTGCCGGTACCTCTTATGCCTTTAACGATAATGCCTCTGTTGATTTAGGCATCTCTTATATGCACGGACAGAAAGTGACTGTGAAAGAAGGTCCTTATACCTTTACCTCTGAAGGTAAGGCCTGGCTTTACGGCGCGAACTTTAACTACAAGTTCTGA
- a CDS encoding YfcZ/YiiS family protein has product MTDAIKKCSATETAACCCVDVGTVMDNTDCTASWSEWFAQRADAEAKLAQLTQRAGEVESEPCVIESRFSEVNQGVQLDVDFTFSCQAETLIFQLGLR; this is encoded by the coding sequence ATGACTGATGCCATTAAAAAATGCAGTGCGACCGAAACCGCAGCCTGTTGCTGTGTTGATGTGGGCACAGTGATGGATAACACCGATTGCACTGCAAGCTGGTCAGAATGGTTTGCTCAGCGTGCCGATGCGGAAGCGAAATTAGCGCAACTTACCCAGCGCGCGGGTGAGGTTGAATCAGAACCCTGTGTGATTGAATCGCGCTTCAGCGAAGTGAATCAGGGCGTACAGCTCGATGTCGATTTCACCTTCAGCTGCCAGGCTGAAACCCTGATTTTTCAGCTCGGTTTGCGTTAA
- the fadI gene encoding acetyl-CoA C-acyltransferase FadI codes for MSKAQPLLTRDGERIAITHGLRTPFLRQATGFHGIPAIELGRIVVSELMARSELPAEVIEQLVFGQVVQMPEAPNIAREIVLSSGLNVHTDAYSVSRACATSFQAVANVAESLMAGTISAGIAGGADSSSVLPIGVSKTLARALVDLNKARSVGQKMQILRRLRPRDLLPVPPAVAEYSTGLRMGDTAEQMAKSHGITREAQDALALRSHQHAARAWQSGVLNQEVMAAFVPPWKTAIDQDNNVRMNAKAEDYARLRPAFDRQHGSVTAANSTPLTDGAAAVILMREGRARELGIRPLGYLRSYAFSAIGVQQDMLLGPAYASPLALDRAGVTLADLTLIDMHEAFAAQTLSNLQMFRDERFAREVLNRPHALGEVNEERFNVLGGSIAYGHPFAATGARMITQTLNELRRRGGGLGLVTACAAGGLGAAMVLEAE; via the coding sequence ATGAGCAAAGCGCAGCCGCTGCTGACGCGTGATGGTGAACGCATCGCAATAACCCATGGGTTACGCACCCCTTTCCTGCGCCAGGCGACCGGCTTTCATGGCATTCCCGCCATTGAACTGGGACGTATAGTGGTCAGCGAATTAATGGCGCGCAGTGAACTTCCCGCTGAAGTGATAGAGCAACTGGTCTTTGGCCAGGTCGTGCAGATGCCGGAAGCGCCGAACATTGCGCGGGAAATTGTTTTAAGCAGCGGGCTGAATGTACATACCGACGCTTACAGCGTCAGCCGTGCCTGCGCCACCAGTTTTCAGGCGGTAGCGAATGTGGCAGAAAGTCTGATGGCGGGCACTATCTCTGCGGGCATCGCGGGTGGGGCTGACTCCTCTTCAGTGCTGCCAATCGGTGTCAGTAAAACGCTGGCGCGTGCGCTGGTGGATCTCAATAAAGCCCGCAGCGTCGGGCAGAAAATGCAGATCCTGCGACGTCTGCGCCCACGCGATCTGCTGCCGGTGCCACCCGCAGTGGCGGAGTATTCCACCGGCCTGCGCATGGGCGACACAGCCGAACAGATGGCGAAGAGTCACGGCATTACCCGTGAAGCACAGGATGCGCTGGCACTGCGATCCCATCAGCATGCCGCCCGAGCCTGGCAATCCGGGGTACTGAATCAGGAAGTGATGGCCGCTTTTGTGCCGCCGTGGAAAACCGCTATCGATCAGGATAATAACGTCCGTATGAATGCCAAAGCGGAGGATTACGCCCGACTGCGTCCGGCATTTGATCGCCAGCACGGTAGTGTTACTGCGGCCAACAGTACGCCACTCACCGACGGCGCGGCCGCGGTGATTCTGATGCGCGAGGGCCGCGCCCGCGAGCTGGGTATCAGACCGCTGGGTTATCTGCGCAGCTACGCTTTTTCCGCTATCGGGGTGCAGCAGGATATGCTGCTGGGTCCGGCGTACGCTTCACCACTGGCCCTGGATCGCGCTGGCGTGACCCTGGCCGATCTGACGCTGATCGATATGCATGAAGCGTTTGCCGCCCAGACGCTGAGCAACCTGCAGATGTTTCGCGATGAGCGCTTTGCCCGTGAGGTACTGAATCGTCCGCATGCGCTGGGCGAAGTGAATGAAGAGCGCTTTAACGTGCTGGGCGGTTCAATCGCCTATGGTCATCCTTTCGCCGCCACGGGCGCGCGCATGATTACCCAGACGCTGAACGAATTACGCCGCCGGGGTGGCGGGTTAGGACTGGTCACTGCCTGTGCAGCAGGTGGTCTGGGTGCGGCAATGGTTCTGGAGGCCGAATAA
- the fadJ gene encoding fatty acid oxidation complex subunit alpha FadJ, with protein sequence MEQNAFHLKMRLDHVGIITIDVPDEKMNTLKAEFAGQIIAIIAEARRDPKLAGLVLISGKPDNFIAGADISMIDRCKSAQEAEALAKQGQEVMAALDALPFPVVAAIHGACLGGGLELALACDARICSLDDKTRLGLPEVQLGLLPGSGGTQRLPRLIGVQQALPLILTGKTLRAKQARKLGVVDDAVPQAILLETAIARVKKGKVSGRTLPLRDRLLHGPIGRQALFALASRQTAAKTQGNYPAANRIIEVVRIGLEQGSRAGHDAEARAFGELAMTPESVALRGIFFATTAMKKERGGDAEPARVKSVAILGGGLMGGGIASVTAINAGLPVRIKDISLEGVNHALKTSWELLSKKVKRRQLTPAQRQQQMARITGGTDYQGFSQRDVVIEAVFEDLALKQQMVSEVEAHCQPHTLFASNTSSLPIEEIAVKAQRPENVIGLHYFSPVEKMPLVEVIPHLNTSTATLVTIVALARSQGKTPIVVADKPGFYVNRILTPYINEAMRCLLEGEPIDHIDRALVKFGFPVGPIQLLDEVGIDVGSKISPILHQAYGERFAAPAAFDAVLKDGRKGRKNSKGFYRYDQARWQRKKPDASLYTLLKVTPKARQSEAQIAERCVMMMLNEAARCLDEQVIRCARDGDIGAVFGIGFPPFLGGPFHYMDKLGAAEMVNRLTRLTQQHGERFTPCDALIEAAKK encoded by the coding sequence ATGGAGCAGAATGCGTTTCATCTGAAGATGCGACTGGATCACGTCGGCATCATCACGATTGATGTCCCTGATGAGAAAATGAACACCCTGAAAGCGGAATTTGCCGGTCAGATCATCGCGATTATTGCGGAGGCGCGGCGCGATCCAAAGCTGGCTGGCCTGGTGCTGATTTCCGGCAAGCCGGATAACTTCATTGCGGGTGCGGACATCAGCATGATCGACCGCTGCAAGAGCGCGCAGGAAGCTGAAGCGCTGGCAAAACAGGGCCAGGAAGTGATGGCTGCGCTCGACGCGCTGCCGTTCCCGGTGGTTGCAGCCATCCACGGTGCCTGCCTCGGCGGCGGACTGGAGCTGGCGCTGGCCTGCGATGCACGTATCTGTTCGCTGGATGATAAAACCCGGCTCGGATTACCGGAGGTACAGCTCGGCTTGCTGCCAGGCTCTGGCGGCACTCAGCGGCTGCCACGCTTAATCGGCGTGCAGCAGGCGCTGCCGCTGATTCTGACTGGCAAAACGCTGCGGGCTAAACAGGCACGTAAGCTGGGTGTGGTTGATGACGCGGTGCCGCAGGCGATTCTGCTGGAGACCGCCATCGCCCGTGTGAAAAAGGGCAAGGTCAGCGGACGAACGCTGCCGCTGCGCGACCGTCTGCTGCATGGCCCGATTGGCCGTCAGGCACTGTTTGCCCTGGCGAGCCGTCAGACAGCCGCTAAAACCCAGGGCAATTATCCGGCGGCAAATCGCATTATTGAGGTGGTGCGCATCGGGCTGGAACAGGGCAGCCGGGCAGGACATGATGCTGAAGCGCGTGCCTTTGGTGAACTGGCGATGACGCCAGAATCCGTTGCGCTGCGCGGCATCTTCTTCGCGACCACGGCCATGAAGAAAGAGCGGGGCGGAGACGCGGAGCCTGCCAGGGTGAAAAGCGTCGCTATTCTCGGCGGTGGCCTGATGGGCGGCGGCATCGCCAGCGTCACCGCCATCAACGCGGGCTTGCCGGTGCGCATCAAAGATATCAGCCTGGAAGGGGTAAACCATGCGCTGAAAACCAGCTGGGAGCTGCTGAGTAAAAAGGTTAAACGACGCCAGCTGACGCCGGCACAGCGTCAACAGCAGATGGCTCGTATCACGGGCGGCACAGATTATCAGGGCTTTTCACAGCGTGATGTGGTGATCGAAGCCGTATTCGAAGATTTAGCGCTGAAGCAGCAGATGGTGAGCGAAGTGGAAGCACACTGCCAGCCGCACACGCTGTTTGCCTCAAACACCTCTTCGTTGCCGATCGAAGAGATCGCCGTCAAAGCGCAACGTCCTGAGAACGTCATCGGGCTGCACTATTTCAGTCCGGTCGAAAAAATGCCGCTGGTGGAAGTGATTCCCCATCTGAACACCTCAACCGCAACGCTGGTGACGATTGTGGCACTGGCACGCAGCCAGGGCAAAACCCCGATTGTGGTGGCGGACAAGCCGGGTTTCTATGTTAACCGCATCCTGACGCCTTATATAAATGAAGCGATGCGCTGCCTGCTGGAGGGCGAACCCATCGACCATATTGATCGGGCGCTGGTGAAGTTTGGTTTTCCGGTCGGCCCGATTCAGCTGCTGGATGAGGTGGGTATCGACGTCGGCAGTAAAATCAGTCCCATCCTGCATCAGGCCTATGGCGAACGCTTTGCCGCGCCGGCCGCGTTTGATGCGGTGCTGAAAGATGGCCGCAAGGGACGTAAAAACAGCAAAGGCTTTTATCGCTATGACCAGGCGCGCTGGCAGCGTAAAAAACCTGACGCCTCACTTTATACTTTGCTGAAGGTCACACCGAAAGCCAGGCAGAGTGAGGCACAGATTGCTGAACGCTGTGTCATGATGATGCTCAATGAGGCGGCCCGCTGTCTTGACGAGCAGGTGATCCGCTGCGCGCGCGATGGCGATATCGGTGCCGTGTTTGGCATCGGCTTTCCGCCATTTTTGGGTGGTCCGTTCCACTACATGGACAAACTGGGCGCGGCGGAAATGGTCAACAGATTAACCCGGCTTACGCAGCAACATGGGGAACGTTTTACACCCTGTGACGCGCTGATTGAGGCGGCTAAAAAATAG
- the sixA gene encoding phosphohistidine phosphatase SixA → MQVFIMRHGDAALEAASDSVRPLTLCGCNESRQMANWLNSQTPDIERVMVSPYLRAQQTLATVREAFPLPEGQDVLPELTPGGDPEMVGCYLQALANEGVKSALVISHLPLVGYLVSELCPQEAPPMFATSAIACVEFDPAASAGKLLWQVSPKKLAKAI, encoded by the coding sequence ATGCAAGTTTTTATCATGCGTCACGGCGATGCGGCTCTGGAAGCAGCCAGTGATTCAGTCAGGCCATTGACCTTATGTGGCTGCAACGAATCACGTCAAATGGCCAACTGGCTTAACAGCCAGACGCCGGACATTGAGCGAGTAATGGTGAGTCCCTATTTACGCGCGCAGCAAACGCTCGCGACGGTGCGTGAAGCCTTTCCCCTGCCGGAAGGCCAGGACGTTCTGCCGGAGTTAACGCCGGGTGGCGATCCTGAGATGGTAGGGTGCTATCTGCAGGCGCTGGCGAATGAAGGCGTGAAATCGGCGCTGGTGATCTCACATTTACCGTTGGTAGGGTATTTAGTCTCTGAACTGTGCCCACAGGAAGCACCGCCCATGTTTGCCACTTCCGCCATTGCCTGCGTGGAGTTCGATCCCGCGGCAAGCGCAGGTAAATTGCTGTGGCAGGTCAGTCCCAAAAAACTGGCGAAAGCGATCTGA
- the smrB gene encoding endonuclease SmrB has translation MSKKTPLSPDDEALFRQLMTGTRQLKQDTFVHKAPVKTRQIPVKRLLSEQADNSHYFSDEFQPLLSTEGATRYVRADVSHFELKKLRRGDYTPEIFLDLHGLTQQQAKQELGALIAACRREHLFCASVMTGHGKHILKQQTPLWLAQHPWVMAFHQAPKMFGGDAALLVLIEIEEWQPPELS, from the coding sequence ATGAGTAAAAAAACACCACTAAGCCCGGATGATGAAGCGCTGTTTCGCCAGTTAATGACCGGAACACGTCAGTTAAAACAGGACACCTTTGTCCATAAAGCGCCGGTGAAAACCCGCCAGATTCCGGTGAAACGTCTGCTTTCAGAGCAGGCGGACAACAGTCACTACTTTTCGGATGAGTTTCAGCCGCTGCTTTCTACGGAAGGGGCAACCCGTTACGTTCGCGCCGATGTCAGTCACTTTGAGCTGAAAAAATTGCGTCGCGGCGACTATACGCCAGAGATTTTCCTGGATCTGCACGGATTAACGCAGCAGCAGGCCAAGCAGGAGCTGGGGGCACTCATCGCCGCCTGCCGCCGTGAACATCTGTTCTGCGCCAGCGTCATGACCGGTCATGGGAAGCATATTCTGAAGCAGCAGACGCCGCTGTGGCTGGCCCAGCATCCGTGGGTGATGGCTTTTCATCAGGCGCCGAAGATGTTTGGCGGTGACGCCGCGCTGCTGGTATTGATTGAGATTGAGGAGTGGCAACCGCCTGAGTTGTCATAA
- the prmB gene encoding 50S ribosomal protein L3 N(5)-glutamine methyltransferase, whose amino-acid sequence MDKIFVDEAVNELHTIQDMLRWAVSRFSAAGIWYGHGTDNPWDEAVQLVLPSLWLPLDIPEDMRNARLTASERLLIVERVIRRVNERIPVAYLTNKAWFCGHEFFVDERVLVPRSPIGELIENRFAGLVSTPPRHILDMCTGSGCIAIACAYAFPEAEVDAVDISTGALAVAEQNIEEHGLIHQVTPIRADLFRELPQLKYDLIVTNPPYVDAEDMDDLPNEYRHEPELGLAAGSDGLKLVRRILACAPDYLSEQGVLVCEVGNSMVHMIEQYPDVPFTWLEFDNGGDGVFTLTRQQIVDAQHHFSFYKD is encoded by the coding sequence GTGGACAAAATTTTCGTCGATGAGGCAGTGAACGAACTGCACACCATTCAGGACATGCTGCGCTGGGCGGTCAGCCGCTTTTCCGCTGCCGGAATCTGGTACGGACATGGTACAGACAATCCCTGGGACGAAGCCGTTCAACTGGTCCTGCCGTCACTCTGGCTGCCGCTGGATATTCCGGAAGATATGCGCAACGCGCGTCTGACCGCCAGCGAACGTCTGCTGATCGTTGAGCGCGTTATCCGTCGCGTCAACGAGCGCATTCCGGTCGCCTATCTGACCAATAAAGCCTGGTTCTGCGGTCACGAATTCTTTGTGGATGAGCGCGTGCTGGTTCCACGTTCACCCATTGGCGAACTGATTGAGAACCGCTTTGCCGGCCTGGTCAGCACGCCGCCGCGTCATATTCTGGATATGTGTACCGGCAGCGGCTGCATCGCGATTGCCTGCGCCTATGCCTTCCCGGAAGCGGAAGTGGACGCCGTGGATATCTCCACCGGTGCGCTGGCCGTCGCCGAGCAGAATATTGAAGAGCATGGACTGATTCATCAGGTGACGCCAATTCGTGCTGACCTGTTCCGCGAACTGCCACAGCTAAAATACGATCTGATCGTCACGAATCCGCCGTATGTGGATGCGGAAGACATGGATGATCTGCCAAACGAATATCGTCACGAACCTGAGCTGGGTCTGGCGGCAGGCAGCGATGGCCTGAAGCTGGTGCGCCGTATTCTGGCGTGTGCACCTGACTATCTCAGCGAGCAGGGCGTTCTGGTCTGCGAAGTGGGCAACAGCATGGTGCACATGATCGAGCAGTATCCCGATGTGCCCTTTACCTGGCTGGAATTCGACAACGGCGGTGACGGCGTCTTTACGCTGACGCGCCAGCAGATTGTCGACGCACAACACCATTTCTCTTTTTATAAAGACTAA